The Algoriphagus halophilus sequence CGAAGGAATGGTTCCCGGTGTGGATCAGCCCATATCCATGATCAATGTGGCAGAAAAAGGGTTCGCTTCTTTTCGGTTGATTGTGGAAACGACTGGAGGACACAGCTCTGCTCCTCCTCGAGAAAACACCATCGGTATGTTGGCCCAGTCTATTGTGGATTTGGAAAATAACCAATTGCCTTATCGAATGGTGGAACCGGTTCAATACCAATTAGACTATTTAGGTCCAGAATTGCCCTTCATGCAAAAGCTTGCTTTTGCCAATCCTTGGTTATTGCAAGGACCTATTTTGCGAGGACTTAATTCCCACACTACGACAGCACCAACCATCATTGATGGAGGAGTAAAAAATAACGTGATACCTACTGTGGCTGAGGCGACTATTAATTTTAGGATATTACCTGGAGAGACCATTGAATCTGTTCAAGCTCATATTGAATCTATCGTAAGCGATAAAGTGCGGGTGGAGCCTGTAGGTTTTTTGACCAACCCCTCTCCTTCTTCCAGCATTGATTCGGAGGCCTATAAGTTCTTGGAAGCCACTATCCGTTCGGTATTTCCTGAAACAGTAGTTGTTCCGGGATTAATTGGCGGAGGTACCGATGCCCGTTATTTTTATGGAATTTCTGAAGGAGTTTATAGATTCTACCCTATTCGCATTTCTCCGGATGGAATGAAAAGATTTCATGGAATTGATGAGAAAATCTCCAAAGAGAATTACAAAGAAATTGTTCAGTTTACTTACCAGCTGATGAAGAAGTTCGGTTGATTCTAAACAACTGGCAAGAAGGAATACGATTTAATCAGATTGGAATCATTCGGAAGGTCAAACTTTCCAGAAATGGTTTCTAAGTTCTTTTTAAATCGTATTTCTTTTTTTATTGAAACAATACCCAAGAATCACCATTACTTGGTACAGTTACTTCAATTTCTACCGAATAATCACGGTTTAGACGAAGATTGGTGGAATCTCCTGATTTGGTGGTGATTCTGGTTTCATCGGTAAGCCCCGTATAGTAGAGAGGTACTTTTATCTTTTTGGTAATCTCTTGATTGGTAGGGTTATACACCACCAACATACCTTTCTCTTCTCCAGAAGGGTTGACATTCAGCCAATAATCCAGATCGTTGCCAGTAGCTCTTTTCAGATGGATGATATCTCCTTCCAAAACCTGACGATGTTCCTTGTACCAACCTACCATGCCTTTTACCATGTTTTTGGTTTCTTCTGAATCAAAAAGTCGAGGTCCCCGATAACAGGCCTGAACACCTGCACCTAAATTACTGGCCATCATCATTTCGTAATGCGCCAAATGTTCGTTTAATGGTTCGATGGTAGCAGCTTCTCCTCCTCCGTGATATTCGGTTAAGGGAACAAACATCCAACCCATGGTAGAAGTCTTCTCCCAGGTACCATCATAGATATTTTGACGGGCATGAACCAATTGCTCATTTCTTGGCAGACTCCAGTTAACCTCCCGGTAACCCATCGCAATTTTACTTCCTCCTGTCATGAAATAGTAATCGGGAATATTCAGATATATGCCTTTTGATCGGCTCCATTTGTAGAAATTGGAAATGGTACGATATTGATTCCAACGACTATCATTCAATCCCTTGTGCCCGGGATGATCTTCCGAAGCACAAACATCTCCAGGATAAGAACCATCATGTTCCAATAAGGTAAAACCGGATTTTTCATAAAAGTTATATAGCTTCCGGAAGTAGGCTTGTCCCCATTCACTTTCTATACAAGGAGAGTTTCCAAAAGTAGGTCTCATCCCTTCTGGCATGACCACATTAGTTGAAGCATCGATACTTCTGGAAGCGAGCAAGGAATAGCCTCCTATCTCTACTCCTTTACTTTTGGCATAATCCGCGTATCGCTTCATTTCTGCAAGATACTCTTCGCTATCGTCTTCTATGTTAAATCCACTTCCAAAAGTCAAAATGACCATTTCAAATCCCACTTCTGAAGCTTGATCAATGGCTGTTTTCACCCGTTTCCAATCTGCAAATCGAGCATGCATCATCAAGGGATTTTCTGTAGTCCAAGGGGCAAGAGTTTTATACATCCTTCTCATCGCAAGACCTTTCCTTTCCCGATCATAACTATCATGAGGTAACACAAAAGTTCGGAAGGAAGTAAATTCCTCTCCTGGGGCAATGGTTTGATCTGGACCATATTCTGGGCTGACCTTCAATAAGCTAGGGGTCTGTCTTAGGTAGTTTACTTGAGTAGAATAGTCAGGATCCGGTAACCATTTTACCAAATGTGCATTTGCATCATCGGCTGACATACTAGCAAACGCCATATCCGTTTCTACATGAATATTGGGTTTTTTAAAAACTGTATTTTCTCTTACTTCAACTTTGGATTCATATTCTACTGCAGCAATGATCTCACTGGTAAATTCATCTAGATTGATATCCTTTGGACTTTGATTTTTGACAGTTATCCATTTTCCGAATACAGGGATACCATCATACAATTCGTAATGTACGGATACCGTTACATCTCCAGGTTGTAAACTGTTTTTTACAGATTGATCTATTGAACCATATAGGGCAAAATCCAAGACTTGTAGGCGAACCAATTCCCCTAATTCATCCCCATCCTGTGGGTTTCCATTTCCATCACTTTTTCCAATCCTAACATGGGTTGGCATACTTGAAAAAGCAGGAAGGGTTTCAATGGTCATCCAGCCGCCATTTTTTGGTTTGGCTTCACAATACACTGCCTTTTCTGTGACACGAAATCTTAAAGACCAAGGAGTAGAAAGATCCAGTTTTTGTCTTCCTCCAGCAGCCCTGATTTGTTCTTTGCCGTTCCAAAGTCCAAACATAGGAATTCCATCATCATAGGAATTTCCACCCGGTCTTAAGAAAAATTTGATAGTTTGATCAGGCCATACCAAGGTGATCCCAGGACCATATTCTTTGGATTGATCTGTACCTGTACTAAAGGTGGCTTCAATGATTTTGGTATCCTCTTCCAATTTCCGCTCTACATATACTGCAGAGTTTTGGAGGGTGTAGATCTCACCTATTTTCCCCTCATTTTCAAACGAGGATCTTGGATGTGAGGTAGATTCATGAGTGCTCCAAGTTGGGTCTAGTTCATTGAATTCAGTGGAATAGATTTTTTTCCTGCCAAGAAAACTTGGAAGAGGGTCATTAGATTCTAATAACTTGTTTTGTTCAGGTAGTTTGAAATCCAATCGAAGGTGAACCCCTTTTGGAGGCCAGGGTCTGTCCAAATCACCATAACGTATTTTAGCCCATTCAAATGGGGTTTCTGTTTCCAGGATTTCGTAGCCATTAAATTGCATGGCTGCGTTGGAATTATGAAGGTCCTTGATCCACTCTTCTTTCAAAAATGCATAGTTAGGCTGTCCATTCAATCCACCTACTTCGTAATTAACTCCGTTGATCTGAACTTCTGCTTCCGGTTTTACTCCCCTTAAATAGGATTCTCCACTTGTTAAATTATCCAGTCGAATGGTTGCGGCATTTGGGGATATTTTAATCACTCTTTTGACCAAGCCGTTTGTAAGTTCCAATTCTTCGGTTCCCTCAATAATTCTGGCTTTGTACGTCGAATTATCCAAAAGCCAATCCGTTTGGGAATAGGAAGATTGAACTATAAAGAAGGTTCCCAGTAAGAAAAGGCTAGGTAATATGTTTAGGCTAATTTTCATTTGAAGAAAAATGGGTTTTAACAAAGAAAGCTATGTCTCCTTAATTCCAAAAGAATTTTTAAAAAGAATGTATAAGAAAATCGAAAAATTAAGGAAAGTGACTTGAACATTTCTTTCCTTGTAGCCCATGATATGGGATGGATCCTAAAAAGGCGAACTCTACTAGTGAAGAGTTCGCCTTTCGAAAAACAGCATTTATGATTTTTTTTTACCTACCAGATTTTAATCCGTTGCTCTTCAGGTTTAAAGTTTTTGTCCCCGGGCTGAATGTCAAAAGCTTGATAGAATGGTTCAAAATTCATCAGAGGACCATTGACTCTCCACATAGCTGGGGAGTGGGAATTGGTATTGACATAGGTTCTCATATACTCATCCCTCACTTTCACTCTCCAAATATTGGCAATAGATAGACAAAAACGTTGATCTGGGGTATACCCATCTATCTTGGTAGTGTCCTGCCCTTGTTCTGTGAGTTTAAATGCATCGTAAGCGATGTAGATTCCTCCATTATCTGCTGTATTTTCCCCAATGGTCATGGCTCCTTTAATGTGAACAGAATCTAATACCGTATAGGTGTCATAGCGATCGATCAATTGCTGAGTTTTGGCCTTGAATTTTTCATAGTCCTCTGTTGTCCACCAATTTTTTACATTTCCATCTTTATCAAACTGAGAACCTTGATCATCAAAAGCATGAGTCAATTCATGTCCAATCACCATTCCAATTCCTCCATAGTTCACAGCATCATCCGCATAGAAGTCAAAATAAGGGTATTGAAGAATCCCGGCTGGAAAGACGATCTCGTTTAATGAGGGATTGTAATAAGCTGTTACAGTGCTTGGAGTGGTTCCCCACTCAGCTCTATTTGGGGCTTTTCCAAATTTAGCCAACTGATATTGACTTTCGTCTTTTCTAAGGGCTATGACGTTTTCAAAGTAGTTGTTCTTGTCAATGGAGACCTTGTATTCTCTCCATTCATCAGGGTAACCGATCTTTTTGGTAATGGAATACAACTTTTCTTTTGCTTGAGTTTTAGTACTGTCACTCATCCAATCCAGCTTATTGATTCTACTTTCGAATGCCTTTTGGAGGTTATTGACAAGGGTTAAAACACGTTGTTTTGCATCTTCATTGAAGTATCTTTTGACATATAATTGTCCCAAGTCAAAACCCAACTGTCTGTCCACTTTCTGTACCATTTGTTGTGCTCGAGTCAATTGAGTGGATTGTCCAGAAACAACCTTCGAATATTCAAAAGCTGCATTTTCGAAAGGGGTACTTAAGATATCTGCATAGTTGACCAATGTGCTCGCTTTCAGGTAGGTTTTCCAATCTTCCAGTGGAACTGAGCCAAGCATGGCGTTTAACTTATTGTAATATGCAGGTTGCCTAACATCGACAGAATCTGCAGAAAGACCTAACTCCGTTAGAATAGCTTGTAGACCAATGTTCCCGTTTTCTGTTTCAATATCATCTACAGACAACTTATGGTAGTTTTCTTTTACAACTCTGCGCTGGATTCTAGTCTTATGGGATTCTGCCAAGGATTTCTCTAGCTCATAAGTCTTTTCAGCGGCGTTAGTAGCCTCTGTTTCTGTACTACCAGTCAATTGAAATAGGGTGGCCAGGTAATGTTGATATGCCTTTTGAATACCAATGGTAGAGGAATCAGTATTGAAGTAGTAATCCCTGTCAGGTAAGCCTATACCAGTTTGGCTGAGATGAACAATGTTGATGCTACTGTTCTCATCATCAGGAGATATTCTTAACCCAATCAGGGTTTGATTATTTGACTTCAATTCAGAAGTTACAAATTGGTGTAGGTCGGAAAGGCGGCTGATAGCCTCAATTTGCTCTAAAATTGGAATAATGGGTTCATAGCCTCTCGCATTAATGGCAGCTGTATCCATTCCAGAGGCATAAAAATCCCCTACTTTTTGTTCAATACTCCCCTTGGGATGCGCTTCTTTTGATACTTCAGTTAAAATATTTTCCAATAACTGTTTTTGGGGAATATTTAAAAAGGAATAGGAGCCTACTCCTACTTGATCATCAGCTATTTTGACGGTATCATACCAAGTGCCATTGACATGCATGAAGAAATTATCCCCTGGACGAATGGCAGGATTGATTTCATCTACTTTGATAAAATGCTCTCGAACTTGCTCTTCTTTCATGTCAGGACCAGTGGTACAAGCTGCTAGAAGAGCCAGAGAAGCGTAAAGGATTTTTTTCATAAGGATGGTGGTCTTTTTAAGTCAAGAAATTTAGCTGAAAATGAGCAGGATGCAATTTCCATTTATATAAAGAGAAAATACAAGCTGTAAGAAAGTCCTTTTCGATTTGGAAGATTTCAGATGCAAAAAAACCTCAACAGCACTACACTATTGAGGTCTTGAGTTGATTTGGAAAGATTTTATTTAAAATCCTGCTTCTTTACTTCCAATACCCTACTTACTTCCTGAACTGTGGCTGGGGCATCTAATTTAAAATACCCAGACAGACCTCGTTCCAATCTAGAAGCTCGAATGGCTGATTTTATGGCAAAGAATACACTGGTGGCCAAAACCAAAGGAGGCTCCCCTACTTCTTTGGATGAAAAAAGCCCATTAGGGTTTTCAGGCACTTCTGAAGAGTTGGATCTTGGATATAAATAAGTATTCATTTCCAAGGGGATGGTAGTGATCGCCGGTGGCTTATAGGTCCAAGTGTTTAAGGTATTCAACCTTCCTTTTTCCTCTCCATTAGGTTCAAAGACCAATTTTTCTGTCAATACATATCCCACTCCTTGGACAAATGCTCCTTCTACCTGACCTATGTCAATGGCAGGGTTTAAACTCCATCCCATATCAAAAACAATATCAGATTTTAAAATCTTTACCTCTCCAGTGAGAATATCTACCTCTACTTCCGAGCATGCTGCAGAAAATGTAAATCCTACAAAGGAGTCCACCACCCCAGCTGTACTTGGTACCTTGGCTAAATCAATTCCTGGGATCGCCTTGTTTTCACTGTTTGGTTTGAAGGTCATGGCAGGAATTGGAGTGGTTCCTCCAGGAATCGGTGCTGTAAATGATGCTATTAAATCTACTCGATATTGATAGGCTAATGCCACCAAGTTTTGCCAAATTAATTTAGGATGTTGATCGATGGGCCTTTTTATGGAAGCAGACCAACCTGCTGAGCCATGATTCCAAAAGTCAATTCCCTGTTCTTTACACCATTCTTCTCCATGGTCTTTTAAGAGCTTGAAGCCAAATTCGGTAATTCTACTTCGCATTTTCTCACAAGCCTGCTTCACTGCTTCTCCATTATAGGCAGTTCCGGTAGAACCTCCGGTACTTGTGGGATTGGGAATGCTTTTGGTAGTGGGACTGTGAATTTGAATTAACTCCATAGGAATATTCAACACGTATGCGGCAACTTGTTCAACTTTGGTCATCATGCCCTGCCCCATATCTACTCCTCCTTGATTGATTGAAACACTTCCATCCCCAGAATACACCGAAACAATTGCTGCTGCCTGCTCGATCATGACCAGATTATAACCGGAACCGTATTTTACCGGAATCATATACACTCCTCTTTTTTTCCATTTATTGGCTTTATTGAATGCATCCACTTCTTGGAGCTTTTCCCGGTAATTGCTTTTTTCTTCCACATATTTCCAGACATCCCGCATGTAGCAATAGGAAAGGGCCTGTCCAAAAGGGGTTACATCCCCTCTTACATACATGTTTTTCCTTCTAAATTCCACAGGATCCATTCCGATAGAGAATGCACCATCATCAATCGCATTTTCTAAAATGAGTTTGCCTTGTATATCTCCAAAGGCTCTCATGGCTGTATTAGGAGCTTTATTGGTTCTACATACATCTAATTGACTTTCGAAATTTTTGACCTTGTAGGCATTGTCAATTCGTAACTGAACACAGTTGGATACGATATAGGAACAATCATAAAATGCTCCTCCGTCCGCCCAGATCTTCAGATGTAAGCCTCTGATGATCCCTCGGTCCTCTTCCCGTAATTTGCCTTGATCTACAGCAATTTGGTACTGACCATAATATCCATGACGCTTTCCTATCATCGCGGTATCATGTTCCCGCTTCATTGCCAGTCGGATTGGTCTATTCAAAGCATGGGCTGCTACTGCTACCGGAGCAGCAACAAATTTTGCTTGCTCGGTCTTTCCTCCATACCCCCCTCCTAATTGTCGGATGTCCACGTTCACTTTATTATGCTCTGCAGCCAAGGTACTTGCGACTGTTTGGTGCATTTCCATGGGACTTTGGGAAGAGGGATGGACTAAGATTTGGTCATCATCTTCCGGAAATGCTACGCAGGCTTGAGTTTCCATATAAAAATGGACTTGCTCTCCCGAAATCTGGGTGTTTTCTACCACCAGGCAGGAAGCCCCATCTATTTTCTCTTTCCTTAAATTTGGGGTTTTATCCAAAGGGTCCCTCTTCAGATTTACCCAGTACAGCTCCGTACCGGGTCTGGTGATTTTCCATATATGAGAAACGAAGGAGGCTGTACTTGGGCAATCTGGAAAAATGCTGCCTTTTTTAATGGCGTCCTCAATAGAAACAATGGGCTCTTCCCAACTTTTATCCCATTGGTCTTTTCCTGCATTTTGCCAAGTGATGGGAGAATAGCCTACGCAATTACATGAGGCATATTCTGCGATTTCAATGGCATCTTGCTCTGTTTGTGCGATGACCATGGCAATGGCTTGTCCAGGATAAAGAATGTTATCTGTAGCAAAAACAGGTTGATCAAAAGCCATCCCCTGCAGGTTCATTCCCCCAACAGGGATATCCTTTGAATTGATCAGCTTAAAAAAGGAAGGAAACTTATCCCTGAGAATACGTTCCAAAACTTCTTCATTAATATTCTCTTTCGAGTCAGGGTTTATAAAATGATAATTGGCAAGGGATTTTTTGGATTGAATAAATGCAGCATTCTTACCCACAGGAGGTAGCGGAATCTCATGCGTATAATGTACTTGCCCCATGGCTTGATGAAAAGCCATTAACTTGATGTATGGTTGAGAAAGAGGTTTTTTAAAGTCCTGAATTTCATATGATTGGGTTCCATTACTTAAACCCCAGTTTCCCCAATTAATATCTCCTGCTGATGAAAGATCAGTTGGCACCCCCTGGGTTGATTTTTCTAAAAGAGTCCTGATTACTGCTTTATATAGAAATGAAATTGCCAAGTTGGTTTTGTACTCATCGGTAAAGCCCTCGGATGGAATGGACTCATATCTTCCTTGACTTTCCCATTGATTCAACTCCTTTTGAACTTCTCTTCTTAGGATTGTAGTCAATTTGGGTAACAGGTCTAAGTCTAAGGTCTTGCCCTTTAACCATTGTTCTGAACTAGAAGCTTTCCAAGCAACAGGGGCAATTCCAGCAAATACGATGGAAACTTCTTTTACTTTTAAATTCTGGTCAAGTTCTATTCTGGTACAATTGTTAACAATAGAATGGGAATTCACTTCTCTCAGAGCTACTTTTTGAGATAAGGTCACCTCATTTGCATTTCCAAAAGGAATGAAATATCCCAAAATGATTAGATCATGTACCATTTCAGGTGCTTTTAATAACTGCTGAATCAAAACTGAAATCTTGATTCGAGATTCTTTGCCTGACTTCACCCTTAAAATCCTGATTTCAGAATCCGTTCCAAAGAGCGCCGTAAATAAATCCGATGGAAAAGGTGGGCCACTTTGAATATGTTTTAATTCAAGCATGGTATTTCCTGCAATGGATGCCGCGTTTCTAACAATCATTCCAGCTGTTCTATGGACCATATATTGAATAGCTCCAATTCTAGAAGTTGGAGCTAAATTTTCTTTTTTGATGAGCTGGTCTAAATGGGTTAATAATTCAGAGTATGTGGTAGAAGCACCTACTTCAAGTCCTTTCTCACTTTTGGAAATCCCATATAGTTCAGGAATTAATTTGATATCGACGAATAATTTGAATTTGGGGAACTCTTCGGCATAAACCCCAAAGGATGTATTTCCAAAAACGATTTGGGTGGTATCAGGCGGGTTCTTTCTCAATATATCTTTCAACTCATCCACAGTCTCTGGGCTAAGCCATTTCTGCGTGGAGTTTAGGATAGAAATAGGCGGTAATGCCATCTTTGCAGCTTTTGGAAAAGGGATGTTGATGGACTCATGAACAAGGACTTGTTGACATTTATCCTCAGTTAGGCACTTCATTCGTTGTGCCTCATCTTCCGCACTCCAATCAGAGGCAAAAGTTTTCATTCCAGTGAGGATAGATCTATATCCCGTACATCGACAAATATTTCCATCGAAAATTGATTCAATTTCCTTTTTTGTAGGTGAAGGGTTTGCTGCTAAAAATGCCGACATATTCATGACAAATCCCACCGTGCAATACCCACATTGAGTTCCATTGTTGACCGCCAAGCGGTGGGCTACTGGATTTATCCCCTCATGCAGATCTTGATTTTCCTGCTCAGATAAACAGTTGGATGAGATGGAATTAGTTGAAATTGATGCTAACTGCTGCCTAACTTTTTCTTTTCTACTAGTACTGGAATCAAGTAGATCTGCTTTGTTTTTATTCCAAGCCGGAGGGGCTGTTACAGCTAAATTAGAGGCTCCCCTTGAGGAAGAAGGTGTAAAAGTCAAATGTTTGTTTTCTGGTCTTTTAATACCTCCCGTACCTTCAATAGTGGTGATAGCCATCCCTCCCAAGGCGCAAACCGGCCTTAGGCATGAATTGATTGACTTGTGTTCAGCTGCCTGATTTTTTTCATTCCAGGTAGATAAAATGACAGTACAAGCACCACACCCCCCTTGGCCACATCCTTTTTTGGCTCCAGTTAGTCCTACTTCATTGGATCGTAAATAATCCAATAAGAGTAAGTCAGGTTTTGGGTTGGTAATGGTAACTTCTTCTCCATTGAGGAAAAATGAAACGCTATTGTTCATGGTATTGAATGTTAAAAAGGAAGCTCTAGCAGTTTAAGAACTTGCCGGTCTTGTGATAAAAAGTTTCTTAAAATTCTTCTGAAGGTAAGTGAGGGTACTTTCTTGTTCTTTTTGAGGAATACCACTCAAGTCATTCACTATTTTGGCC is a genomic window containing:
- a CDS encoding molybdopterin cofactor-binding domain-containing protein — protein: MNNSVSFFLNGEEVTITNPKPDLLLLDYLRSNEVGLTGAKKGCGQGGCGACTVILSTWNEKNQAAEHKSINSCLRPVCALGGMAITTIEGTGGIKRPENKHLTFTPSSSRGASNLAVTAPPAWNKNKADLLDSSTSRKEKVRQQLASISTNSISSNCLSEQENQDLHEGINPVAHRLAVNNGTQCGYCTVGFVMNMSAFLAANPSPTKKEIESIFDGNICRCTGYRSILTGMKTFASDWSAEDEAQRMKCLTEDKCQQVLVHESINIPFPKAAKMALPPISILNSTQKWLSPETVDELKDILRKNPPDTTQIVFGNTSFGVYAEEFPKFKLFVDIKLIPELYGISKSEKGLEVGASTTYSELLTHLDQLIKKENLAPTSRIGAIQYMVHRTAGMIVRNAASIAGNTMLELKHIQSGPPFPSDLFTALFGTDSEIRILRVKSGKESRIKISVLIQQLLKAPEMVHDLIILGYFIPFGNANEVTLSQKVALREVNSHSIVNNCTRIELDQNLKVKEVSIVFAGIAPVAWKASSSEQWLKGKTLDLDLLPKLTTILRREVQKELNQWESQGRYESIPSEGFTDEYKTNLAISFLYKAVIRTLLEKSTQGVPTDLSSAGDINWGNWGLSNGTQSYEIQDFKKPLSQPYIKLMAFHQAMGQVHYTHEIPLPPVGKNAAFIQSKKSLANYHFINPDSKENINEEVLERILRDKFPSFFKLINSKDIPVGGMNLQGMAFDQPVFATDNILYPGQAIAMVIAQTEQDAIEIAEYASCNCVGYSPITWQNAGKDQWDKSWEEPIVSIEDAIKKGSIFPDCPSTASFVSHIWKITRPGTELYWVNLKRDPLDKTPNLRKEKIDGASCLVVENTQISGEQVHFYMETQACVAFPEDDDQILVHPSSQSPMEMHQTVASTLAAEHNKVNVDIRQLGGGYGGKTEQAKFVAAPVAVAAHALNRPIRLAMKREHDTAMIGKRHGYYGQYQIAVDQGKLREEDRGIIRGLHLKIWADGGAFYDCSYIVSNCVQLRIDNAYKVKNFESQLDVCRTNKAPNTAMRAFGDIQGKLILENAIDDGAFSIGMDPVEFRRKNMYVRGDVTPFGQALSYCYMRDVWKYVEEKSNYREKLQEVDAFNKANKWKKRGVYMIPVKYGSGYNLVMIEQAAAIVSVYSGDGSVSINQGGVDMGQGMMTKVEQVAAYVLNIPMELIQIHSPTTKSIPNPTSTGGSTGTAYNGEAVKQACEKMRSRITEFGFKLLKDHGEEWCKEQGIDFWNHGSAGWSASIKRPIDQHPKLIWQNLVALAYQYRVDLIASFTAPIPGGTTPIPAMTFKPNSENKAIPGIDLAKVPSTAGVVDSFVGFTFSAACSEVEVDILTGEVKILKSDIVFDMGWSLNPAIDIGQVEGAFVQGVGYVLTEKLVFEPNGEEKGRLNTLNTWTYKPPAITTIPLEMNTYLYPRSNSSEVPENPNGLFSSKEVGEPPLVLATSVFFAIKSAIRASRLERGLSGYFKLDAPATVQEVSRVLEVKKQDFK
- a CDS encoding M13 family metallopeptidase → MKKILYASLALLAACTTGPDMKEEQVREHFIKVDEINPAIRPGDNFFMHVNGTWYDTVKIADDQVGVGSYSFLNIPQKQLLENILTEVSKEAHPKGSIEQKVGDFYASGMDTAAINARGYEPIIPILEQIEAISRLSDLHQFVTSELKSNNQTLIGLRISPDDENSSINIVHLSQTGIGLPDRDYYFNTDSSTIGIQKAYQHYLATLFQLTGSTETEATNAAEKTYELEKSLAESHKTRIQRRVVKENYHKLSVDDIETENGNIGLQAILTELGLSADSVDVRQPAYYNKLNAMLGSVPLEDWKTYLKASTLVNYADILSTPFENAAFEYSKVVSGQSTQLTRAQQMVQKVDRQLGFDLGQLYVKRYFNEDAKQRVLTLVNNLQKAFESRINKLDWMSDSTKTQAKEKLYSITKKIGYPDEWREYKVSIDKNNYFENVIALRKDESQYQLAKFGKAPNRAEWGTTPSTVTAYYNPSLNEIVFPAGILQYPYFDFYADDAVNYGGIGMVIGHELTHAFDDQGSQFDKDGNVKNWWTTEDYEKFKAKTQQLIDRYDTYTVLDSVHIKGAMTIGENTADNGGIYIAYDAFKLTEQGQDTTKIDGYTPDQRFCLSIANIWRVKVRDEYMRTYVNTNSHSPAMWRVNGPLMNFEPFYQAFDIQPGDKNFKPEEQRIKIW
- a CDS encoding M20 family peptidase, producing MKIVKKLFLAVFVLAIIVIAILLFNTFRLSSKQVEPQPIQEVAISEDVFDHLSGAIQFQTISFSEDAIPDSAAFNGFHAYLAETFPQVHGTMDLTKINQYSLLYKWEGSDATKKPIILMSHQDVVPVDVPTMEMWEAPPFEGRITTDHIIGRGTLDDKSSLIALLESAEMLIKEGFKPSQTIYFAFGHDEEVGGGKGAAKIAEYFEQQGISAAFTLDEGGMITEGMVPGVDQPISMINVAEKGFASFRLIVETTGGHSSAPPRENTIGMLAQSIVDLENNQLPYRMVEPVQYQLDYLGPELPFMQKLAFANPWLLQGPILRGLNSHTTTAPTIIDGGVKNNVIPTVAEATINFRILPGETIESVQAHIESIVSDKVRVEPVGFLTNPSPSSSIDSEAYKFLEATIRSVFPETVVVPGLIGGGTDARYFYGISEGVYRFYPIRISPDGMKRFHGIDEKISKENYKEIVQFTYQLMKKFG